One window from the genome of Rhodopirellula halodulae encodes:
- a CDS encoding sulfatase family protein, with amino-acid sequence MQFDVHTTQSRIRFVVGFFFVLTAASSFANSFAADQARPNILFILCDDHRFDCLGVAGHPFLETPNLDAMASDGAMLRRAYVTTSLCSPSRASILTGQYAHNHRVVDNYHAVDPNLVFFPQHLQKAGYQTAFIGKWHMGGDIDDPQRGFDHWISFKGQGTYWPDGHGTTREVPQTTYDGFNINGKRVPQRGYITDELTDYSLQWLRDRDPNKPFFLYVSHKAVHADFVPADRHRGRYDNEPLPIQIPTAESMEDGDKPMWVRNQRNSRHGVDFGYNLKGFSPEVYYRRYCESLLAVDESVGRLRRFLEQRGLDQNTIVVYMGDNGFQFGDHGLIDKRTAYEASAKVPLLMVAPGQIPAGQPFDGLVGNIDIAPTLLEAAGASPLSHLNGQSVWKELCSADAKSLDDRTLLYEYYWERNYPHTPTLHAVIGGRFKYIRCHGLWDRDELYDLESDPGETRNLIHDPSYADRVESLNQQLWQHLKNSTGMEMPLLEDHGPRFPLRDATQSPPATFPDEYIVNE; translated from the coding sequence ATGCAATTTGATGTCCACACAACCCAATCGCGAATCCGTTTCGTGGTTGGGTTTTTCTTCGTCCTGACAGCGGCTTCGAGCTTTGCAAACTCCTTTGCTGCGGATCAGGCTCGCCCGAACATTCTGTTCATTCTCTGCGACGACCATCGATTCGATTGCCTCGGCGTCGCCGGCCACCCGTTTTTGGAAACTCCCAACCTGGACGCGATGGCAAGCGACGGAGCCATGCTACGTCGTGCCTATGTGACCACCTCACTTTGTTCACCCAGCCGCGCGTCGATCCTGACCGGTCAATACGCTCACAACCATCGCGTTGTGGACAACTATCACGCGGTGGATCCGAACCTGGTGTTCTTTCCGCAGCACTTGCAGAAAGCCGGCTACCAAACCGCGTTCATCGGCAAGTGGCACATGGGCGGCGACATCGATGATCCTCAACGTGGATTTGATCATTGGATCTCATTCAAAGGCCAAGGCACCTACTGGCCCGATGGTCACGGCACCACACGAGAGGTGCCACAAACGACCTACGATGGTTTCAACATTAACGGCAAACGTGTTCCACAACGCGGCTACATCACCGACGAACTGACCGACTATTCTCTGCAGTGGCTTCGCGACCGCGACCCTAACAAACCGTTCTTCTTGTACGTTAGCCACAAAGCGGTTCACGCCGATTTCGTTCCCGCGGATCGCCATCGAGGCCGTTACGACAATGAGCCTCTACCAATCCAAATCCCGACTGCGGAGTCGATGGAAGACGGCGACAAGCCGATGTGGGTTCGCAACCAACGAAACAGCCGTCACGGAGTGGACTTTGGCTACAACCTGAAAGGCTTCAGCCCAGAGGTTTATTACCGACGATATTGTGAATCCCTATTGGCGGTGGACGAATCAGTTGGTCGCTTGCGTCGTTTCCTGGAACAGCGGGGCCTCGATCAAAACACCATTGTCGTCTACATGGGCGACAACGGGTTTCAGTTTGGCGACCATGGCTTGATCGACAAGCGAACCGCCTACGAAGCCAGCGCGAAAGTGCCGTTATTAATGGTTGCTCCTGGCCAAATTCCGGCCGGGCAACCGTTCGATGGCTTGGTCGGCAACATCGACATTGCCCCGACTTTGCTGGAAGCCGCTGGCGCTTCCCCCCTGAGCCATCTCAACGGACAAAGCGTTTGGAAAGAACTCTGCTCCGCTGACGCCAAATCGCTCGATGACCGCACGTTGCTCTACGAGTATTACTGGGAACGCAACTACCCACACACCCCAACACTGCATGCGGTGATTGGTGGGCGTTTCAAATACATTCGATGTCACGGGCTTTGGGATCGTGACGAGCTTTATGACCTCGAATCCGATCCCGGTGAAACCCGTAACCTGATCCATGATCCGAGCTATGCTGACCGAGTCGAATCGCTCAACCAACAACTGTGGCAACATTTGAAAAACAGCACGGGCATGGAGATGCCGCTGTTGGAAGATCACGGCCCGCGGTTTCCGCTTCGCGATGCGACGCAATCCCCTCCTGCGACGTTTCCCGATGAGTACATCGTGAACGAGTGA
- a CDS encoding Rne/Rng family ribonuclease — translation MKREMLINVLQPEESRIAVVEDNRLEELYVERKSVENYSGNIYRGKIVNLEPSIQAAFVDFGVGRNGFLHISDIEPQYFRQGGYDPEEIMRESDEMAEAAAKRNRESGRGSTRVFKGGRPRNKPPIQEIFKRGDEVLVQVIKEGIGNKGPTLSTYISIPGRYLVLMPALSRVGVSRKIEDEDDRKRLKKCLLSLNPPKGLGFIVRTAGAGRSEEELQRDMDYLLRLWKAIVRRVENTSEPGEIYEESDLIIRTIRDIYSDDIDHILIDQKSAYEKARDFLKMVMPRVVDRLKYYDGPSPLFHKYNLEDEIVKINQRQVALPDGGSIVIDPTEALVAIDVNSGNFRGNGSAEENAFRLNISAAKEIARQLRLRDLGGVIVNDFIDMRKESYRRKVERVLRDAMANDRARTKILRTSPFGLIEMTRQRIRPSLKRSIYKDCPCCEGRGLVKTPESMSIEVVRMLALAVKNKHIVRVTVRVNDEVSAFLNNKKRRTVSEMEESGNMTVQILGSEGLFPEHLEVDCRDEHGERVEIDS, via the coding sequence ATGAAACGTGAAATGCTGATCAATGTGCTTCAGCCCGAAGAAAGCCGAATCGCTGTCGTCGAAGACAACCGACTCGAAGAGCTTTACGTCGAGCGGAAGAGCGTTGAGAACTACTCCGGCAACATTTATCGCGGCAAGATCGTCAACCTCGAACCCAGCATCCAAGCTGCGTTCGTGGATTTTGGCGTTGGCCGCAATGGTTTCCTCCACATCAGCGACATCGAGCCTCAATACTTCCGCCAAGGCGGCTACGATCCCGAAGAGATCATGCGGGAATCGGACGAAATGGCCGAAGCCGCCGCGAAACGCAACCGTGAATCAGGACGCGGCAGCACTCGCGTTTTCAAAGGCGGTCGACCTCGCAACAAACCACCGATCCAAGAGATCTTCAAACGTGGCGATGAAGTCCTGGTCCAAGTCATCAAAGAAGGGATTGGCAACAAAGGCCCCACGCTCAGCACCTACATCTCGATCCCTGGTCGCTACCTGGTGTTGATGCCCGCTCTTTCGCGAGTTGGCGTCAGCCGCAAGATCGAGGACGAAGACGATCGCAAACGACTCAAGAAATGCTTGCTCTCACTCAACCCGCCCAAGGGCCTCGGATTCATCGTCCGTACCGCCGGTGCCGGCCGCAGCGAAGAGGAACTGCAACGTGACATGGATTACTTGTTGCGTTTGTGGAAAGCCATCGTTCGCCGCGTTGAGAACACGTCGGAGCCCGGCGAAATCTACGAGGAAAGCGACCTCATCATTCGCACCATTCGCGACATTTACAGCGACGACATCGATCACATTTTGATCGACCAAAAATCAGCTTACGAAAAGGCTCGCGACTTCCTGAAAATGGTCATGCCGCGTGTCGTCGATCGACTGAAATACTACGACGGACCATCACCGCTGTTCCACAAGTACAACCTCGAGGACGAGATTGTCAAAATCAACCAACGCCAAGTTGCGTTGCCCGACGGCGGTTCAATTGTGATCGACCCCACGGAAGCCCTGGTGGCAATTGACGTCAACAGCGGCAACTTCCGCGGCAACGGATCGGCGGAAGAAAACGCTTTCCGGCTCAACATCTCAGCCGCGAAAGAGATCGCTCGCCAATTGCGACTGCGTGACCTTGGGGGCGTGATCGTCAACGACTTCATCGACATGCGGAAGGAAAGCTATCGGCGCAAAGTCGAACGAGTCCTTCGCGACGCGATGGCCAACGACCGTGCACGAACCAAAATCCTTCGAACCAGCCCGTTTGGTTTGATCGAGATGACGCGTCAACGCATCCGCCCCAGCCTGAAACGCAGCATCTACAAAGACTGCCCGTGTTGCGAAGGTCGCGGATTGGTCAAGACACCTGAAAGCATGTCGATCGAAGTCGTCCGCATGCTCGCTTTGGCGGTCAAGAATAAGCACATCGTTCGAGTCACCGTTCGCGTCAACGACGAAGTCAGCGCGTTCTTGAACAACAAGAAACGACGCACCGTCAGCGAGATGGAAGAATCCGGTAACATGACCGTTCAAATCCTCGGCAGCGAAGGACTGTTCCCGGAACACTTGGAAGTGGATTGCCGTGATGAGCACGGCGAACGCGTCGAAATCGACTCCTGA
- a CDS encoding TIGR03936 family radical SAM-associated protein, producing MRTRPSRQSPNVHPADQLRIRYRVRFAKTGLLRWISHRDLALLFERVARRVTLPLSMTEGFHPTPRIAFPSALPLGIESLDEVAEIDLCEDLAADELLERLRSDEQPGLTIHSVEKIPEGVKKARIAATQYTVSLPDDWDESQRAEIVARIANLKQEESVSVERKGKTVTAIVDEHLPTIELQDNQLFARMVLADGASLKMQDLLDLLGLGNWPERGANIVRTAVELQEPQRTKRS from the coding sequence ATGAGAACGCGGCCATCCCGCCAATCGCCCAACGTTCACCCGGCCGACCAATTGCGGATTCGCTATCGTGTCCGCTTTGCCAAAACAGGTCTGCTGCGTTGGATCAGCCACCGCGACTTAGCCTTGCTTTTTGAACGTGTGGCACGTCGAGTCACGTTGCCACTGTCGATGACCGAAGGCTTCCACCCAACGCCGCGAATCGCATTTCCGTCGGCATTGCCGCTGGGAATCGAAAGCCTAGACGAGGTCGCCGAAATCGATCTGTGCGAAGACCTGGCCGCGGACGAACTGCTCGAGCGTCTTCGCAGTGATGAGCAACCCGGCCTGACGATTCACTCCGTGGAGAAGATCCCCGAAGGTGTCAAGAAAGCCCGCATCGCCGCCACGCAGTACACCGTTTCGCTCCCCGATGATTGGGACGAATCCCAGCGAGCCGAGATCGTCGCTCGCATTGCAAATCTAAAACAAGAAGAATCGGTTTCCGTCGAACGCAAAGGGAAGACGGTCACCGCGATCGTGGACGAACATCTGCCCACGATTGAACTCCAAGACAACCAATTGTTTGCTCGCATGGTTCTCGCCGATGGCGCGTCCTTGAAGATGCAGGACTTGCTCGACTTGCTTGGTTTGGGCAACTGGCCCGAACGCGGCGCGAACATCGTCCGCACCGCGGTGGAACTGCAAGAGCCCCAAAGAACTAAACGCTCCTGA
- the ptsP gene encoding phosphoenolpyruvate--protein phosphotransferase, translating into MLELQGIPVSPGVAIGPALVLDADGYRIPRCIVPASDVEDEFARLHTAVDLVSAQLEHSRLETTATAGRSTGDIFAAQLQMLHDPRLHSELQRRIGEDRQSAAFAVSGVLHNYASALRRLDNPLLADRAQDVLDIERQLLMQLGAVTRQPLSDLSEPVIVLSHMLTPSETANLDRRYVKGFCTETGGPGGHTAIVAKGLEIPAVVGIGDFLHQIAGSNCVIVDGDRGKLIVDPEDDVLEHYRERAEYRRSLAVRLAELSQLPAETTDGVRIQLNANIEFPHETTACLDRGADGIGLYRTEFLYLSSDEEPSEEDHYQAYSEVVQKMDGRPVVIRTLDLGADKMGRGNLAHRENNPFLGLRSIRLSLRNLDVFRPQLRAVLRAAVHGDVRVMFPLITTINELRQARMLLNVVAEDLHESGLPYRSDLPIGMMVEVPAAVMMLEHFASEVDFFSIGTNDLAQYTLAVDRSNEYVADLYQSSDPAVLRLIQHSIDVAAKSQTPVSVCGEMSSNPGRALLLLGMGVRNLSVPPSALPRVKKVIRNVSITQCEAIAERVMKLEAARDVDLYLLDRLADLAPELVMQ; encoded by the coding sequence ATGCTTGAATTGCAAGGCATTCCCGTTTCACCGGGTGTCGCCATTGGCCCAGCCCTGGTGCTGGATGCCGACGGATACCGCATCCCGCGTTGCATCGTCCCGGCGTCTGACGTCGAGGATGAGTTCGCGCGTCTACACACCGCGGTTGACCTGGTCAGCGCTCAACTGGAACACAGTCGCCTGGAAACCACCGCCACCGCGGGCCGATCCACCGGCGACATCTTCGCGGCGCAGCTGCAAATGCTGCATGACCCGCGTCTGCACTCGGAATTGCAACGCCGAATTGGCGAAGACCGACAATCGGCAGCTTTCGCCGTCAGCGGTGTTCTCCACAATTACGCATCGGCGTTGCGTCGGCTCGACAACCCATTGCTCGCAGACCGTGCGCAAGACGTCTTGGACATTGAGCGTCAATTGCTGATGCAACTCGGCGCCGTAACTCGCCAACCGCTGTCCGACTTGAGCGAACCGGTCATCGTGCTTTCGCACATGCTGACGCCCAGCGAAACCGCCAACTTGGACCGACGCTACGTCAAAGGTTTCTGCACGGAAACCGGCGGCCCCGGGGGGCACACCGCGATCGTTGCCAAGGGCTTGGAAATCCCTGCCGTGGTGGGAATCGGCGACTTCCTGCATCAAATCGCGGGTTCCAACTGCGTGATTGTCGATGGTGATCGCGGGAAATTGATCGTCGACCCCGAAGACGACGTCCTGGAACACTACCGGGAAAGAGCCGAGTATCGTCGTTCGCTGGCGGTCCGCTTGGCGGAACTCAGCCAACTTCCCGCGGAAACCACCGATGGTGTTCGTATTCAACTGAACGCCAACATTGAATTCCCGCACGAAACGACCGCGTGCCTGGACCGAGGCGCCGACGGGATCGGACTCTACCGAACGGAATTCCTTTACCTGTCCTCCGACGAAGAACCCTCGGAAGAGGACCACTACCAGGCCTACTCCGAAGTCGTTCAAAAAATGGACGGACGTCCGGTCGTGATCCGAACGTTGGATTTGGGTGCGGACAAAATGGGCCGAGGTAATTTGGCTCACCGCGAAAACAACCCTTTCCTGGGTCTTCGCAGCATTCGCTTGTCGCTTCGAAACCTAGATGTGTTTCGACCGCAACTGCGTGCCGTGCTTCGTGCCGCGGTCCACGGTGATGTTCGTGTGATGTTCCCATTGATCACCACGATCAATGAGCTTCGCCAAGCGAGGATGTTGCTCAACGTGGTTGCGGAAGACCTGCATGAATCCGGCCTGCCTTACCGTAGCGATCTGCCCATCGGCATGATGGTGGAAGTCCCCGCTGCCGTGATGATGCTGGAACACTTCGCCAGTGAAGTTGACTTCTTTAGCATCGGCACCAACGACTTGGCTCAGTACACCTTGGCCGTTGACCGAAGCAACGAATACGTCGCGGACCTCTATCAATCCAGTGATCCGGCGGTCTTGCGGTTGATCCAGCACAGCATCGACGTGGCGGCAAAGAGCCAAACGCCCGTCAGCGTTTGCGGTGAAATGAGCAGCAACCCAGGTCGGGCGTTGCTGCTGCTTGGCATGGGCGTTCGCAACCTCAGCGTCCCGCCGTCAGCACTGCCTCGCGTCAAAAAAGTCATTCGCAACGTTTCGATCACACAGTGCGAAGCGATCGCCGAGCGTGTCATGAAGTTAGAAGCGGCTCGCGACGTTGACCTCTATCTGCTGGACCGCTTGGCCGACCTGGCCCCCGAACTGGTGATGCAATGA
- a CDS encoding HPr family phosphocarrier protein has product MSAPSHERSVRVLNRQGLHARPADLLVRCASEFQSQIFLQKGSEKVDCRSILSLLTLGATEGTDLTVSANGDDAEQAIEAVGRLFDLGFNELDESPGSPACSTGGTSDSPDQSPS; this is encoded by the coding sequence ATGAGCGCTCCCTCACACGAACGATCCGTTCGTGTCCTCAATCGCCAAGGTTTGCACGCCCGACCAGCCGACTTGCTGGTCCGATGCGCATCGGAATTCCAATCTCAGATCTTCCTGCAAAAAGGATCTGAGAAAGTGGACTGCCGTAGCATCCTGTCGCTGCTGACGCTGGGAGCCACCGAAGGAACCGATTTGACGGTTTCCGCCAATGGCGATGATGCCGAACAAGCCATCGAGGCTGTGGGTCGCCTGTTCGACCTCGGCTTCAACGAACTAGATGAGTCTCCTGGCTCCCCCGCCTGTTCGACGGGCGGCACCAGCGATTCTCCTGACCAATCACCCTCTTAG
- a CDS encoding PTS sugar transporter subunit IIA, with amino-acid sequence MKFSDFVKTGAIRAELTATTKEAVIDELVQSLLDAGEISADQRDDIVAAIMKREELGSTGIGRGVAVPHTKHPSVQQLVGTVGVSEQGVDFDSLDGERVQLFFLLISPPERPGDHLRALENISRQLRDESFCRFLKQSKSADDIQQLLQEADDNQFAAG; translated from the coding sequence ATGAAGTTCTCTGACTTTGTAAAAACCGGTGCCATCCGCGCCGAATTGACCGCGACCACCAAAGAAGCGGTGATTGATGAACTCGTGCAGTCCCTCCTGGACGCCGGCGAAATCTCCGCCGACCAACGTGACGACATCGTCGCCGCCATCATGAAACGTGAAGAACTCGGTAGCACCGGCATCGGTCGTGGTGTCGCGGTTCCTCACACCAAACACCCCAGCGTGCAACAACTGGTCGGCACCGTTGGCGTCAGCGAACAAGGTGTCGACTTCGATTCGCTCGACGGCGAACGTGTCCAACTTTTCTTCCTGCTGATCAGCCCTCCCGAACGCCCCGGCGATCACCTGCGAGCCCTGGAAAACATTTCTCGCCAATTGCGGGATGAATCGTTCTGCCGCTTCTTGAAACAAAGCAAGTCAGCAGACGACATCCAACAACTGTTGCAGGAAGCCGACGACAACCAGTTTGCTGCCGGTTAA
- the hpf gene encoding ribosome hibernation-promoting factor, HPF/YfiA family has protein sequence MQVNVSARHGALQPGDQALVEEKALKLRRLYDRVNAIDVTIDLENLDKPHVEFRISVEHSEDLIAHAEATTVIAALDSAIPKAEQQLRKLKEKKTEHRATAHKHIESVDTNDD, from the coding sequence ATGCAGGTGAACGTTTCCGCCCGGCACGGGGCATTGCAACCCGGCGACCAAGCTTTGGTCGAAGAGAAGGCACTCAAACTTCGTCGTTTGTACGATCGAGTGAACGCCATTGATGTCACGATCGACCTCGAAAACCTAGACAAACCTCACGTCGAATTTCGGATTTCGGTGGAACACTCCGAAGACCTGATCGCTCACGCCGAAGCGACCACCGTCATCGCTGCACTGGATTCCGCGATCCCGAAGGCTGAACAACAGTTGCGAAAGCTGAAAGAGAAAAAGACCGAACATCGCGCCACCGCCCACAAACACATCGAAAGCGTCGACACCAACGACGATTGA
- a CDS encoding agmatine deiminase family protein: MRPATAPASLRFPAEWETCAAVWLAWPHNRETWPGRFDPVPAAFAKFVQAISKTTPVRILATGDVADDCRARLSELGLRPAEAGKSSAESTDATIQIVEIDTNDCWIRDYGPTFVLSEDGGKVAVLWRFNAWGGKYEPYDSDASAGGKLAVWAGLRRVDGRLTMEGGALETDGAGRLLVNPGCLVDEARNPGVSQEEIAQQLGQLLGIHEIAWIDGGAPAGDDTDGHIDQVARFLDPENVVCAVAGSADDPSAEGLETNFRQLRLWSRQTEPPVQVHRLPTPPPRQIDGAAVPQSYCNFLRLGPDRILVPTFQSPESDAYALDLLKQLCPDAEVEGVDCYDIAWGLGALHCASCHEPAAPAKL; encoded by the coding sequence ATGCGACCTGCCACTGCTCCCGCTTCGCTGCGTTTTCCGGCTGAATGGGAGACCTGCGCGGCCGTGTGGTTGGCCTGGCCGCACAACCGTGAAACTTGGCCGGGACGATTTGATCCCGTGCCCGCCGCGTTTGCCAAGTTTGTTCAGGCAATTTCGAAAACGACGCCAGTGCGGATTCTGGCGACCGGCGACGTCGCCGATGACTGCCGGGCCCGTTTGAGCGAACTCGGGCTAAGGCCGGCGGAAGCTGGCAAAAGCAGTGCTGAATCGACGGACGCCACCATTCAAATCGTTGAGATCGACACCAACGATTGTTGGATTCGAGATTACGGACCAACGTTTGTTTTGTCCGAAGATGGCGGGAAAGTCGCGGTTTTATGGCGTTTCAACGCGTGGGGTGGAAAGTATGAGCCCTATGATTCGGACGCCTCCGCCGGAGGGAAGCTGGCCGTTTGGGCAGGACTTCGCCGCGTGGATGGGCGGCTGACCATGGAGGGCGGAGCGCTGGAAACCGATGGGGCAGGGCGGTTGTTGGTGAATCCAGGCTGTTTGGTGGATGAGGCTCGCAATCCCGGCGTTTCACAGGAGGAGATTGCACAGCAGTTGGGACAGTTGCTGGGGATTCACGAGATCGCTTGGATTGATGGCGGTGCCCCGGCGGGAGACGATACGGACGGGCACATCGATCAAGTGGCTCGTTTTTTGGACCCGGAGAATGTCGTGTGTGCGGTAGCTGGGTCAGCCGACGATCCCAGTGCGGAAGGTCTGGAGACCAATTTTCGGCAGCTCAGGCTGTGGTCGCGGCAGACCGAACCTCCAGTGCAGGTTCATCGCTTGCCAACGCCGCCTCCGCGTCAGATCGACGGGGCGGCTGTCCCGCAGAGTTATTGCAACTTTCTGCGACTGGGCCCCGATCGGATTTTGGTTCCCACGTTTCAATCACCCGAGTCCGATGCCTATGCGTTGGACCTGTTGAAGCAATTGTGTCCGGATGCCGAGGTTGAAGGCGTCGACTGTTACGACATCGCGTGGGGTTTGGGGGCGTTGCATTGTGCCAGTTGCCACGAGCCCGCGGCGCCAGCGAAGTTGTGA
- a CDS encoding sugar phosphate isomerase/epimerase family protein — protein MFKNFCPSALGINGRQSELIELALTYAFRGMDVDMHDMLRRSQRTSFEDASKYLKASDIKIGSFQLAIDLDSDDDTFTAAVAQLHPLGEIAGQLGAERALIRVPAATNRLPFNEFFEVQRTRLGQIAEVLEQREIKLGVGFRAGAELLEGKEFTFVNNVETFRALVDAVPNGNVGYVIDTWDWVVGDGAMDQLSEISGERIVALRLGSVPEDADLATVKSTDRLLPEMNGSTLDHVKVISHLNETKFEGPMSPTASTAQYKGQTREFLVQKAQEAIDGICKEAGMTVAPLPMDLIEDIPYEPTPM, from the coding sequence ATGTTTAAGAACTTCTGTCCTTCCGCTCTCGGTATCAACGGCCGCCAAAGCGAGCTGATCGAATTGGCTTTGACCTATGCGTTCCGCGGCATGGATGTCGACATGCACGACATGCTGCGTCGCTCGCAGCGGACTTCGTTCGAAGATGCATCGAAGTACCTGAAAGCTTCTGACATCAAAATCGGTTCGTTCCAGTTGGCCATCGATTTGGACTCGGACGACGACACCTTCACCGCGGCGGTTGCCCAGCTTCACCCACTTGGCGAAATCGCTGGTCAGCTCGGTGCCGAACGTGCTCTGATTCGCGTTCCTGCCGCGACCAATCGTTTGCCATTCAACGAATTCTTCGAAGTTCAACGAACTCGCTTGGGCCAAATCGCTGAAGTTCTCGAGCAACGCGAAATCAAGCTTGGTGTTGGATTCCGTGCTGGTGCGGAATTGCTCGAGGGCAAGGAATTCACCTTCGTGAACAACGTGGAAACGTTCCGTGCTTTGGTCGACGCCGTGCCAAACGGAAACGTTGGCTATGTGATCGACACTTGGGACTGGGTGGTTGGCGATGGGGCCATGGATCAACTCAGCGAGATCTCCGGCGAACGCATTGTTGCTCTGCGTTTGGGGTCTGTGCCCGAAGACGCCGATCTGGCAACCGTGAAGTCAACGGATCGCTTGCTGCCTGAAATGAACGGATCGACTTTGGATCACGTGAAGGTCATCAGTCACCTGAACGAGACCAAGTTTGAAGGTCCAATGAGCCCCACCGCTTCCACGGCTCAGTACAAAGGCCAAACTCGCGAGTTCTTGGTCCAAAAAGCTCAAGAAGCCATCGATGGCATCTGCAAAGAAGCCGGCATGACGGTCGCTCCATTGCCGATGGATTTGATCGAAGACATTCCTTACGAACCAACTCCTATGTGA
- a CDS encoding group I truncated hemoglobin yields MSQTDADLLNQLGGMDGVRHVVDDMYVRVLADPELTHFFDGVPMEKLSRMQTEFIASMTSGDIQYTGADLTKVHAGRGITGAHFSRFCGHLTDAMEAKQVSSHAIDQVLGKLAMYSDKITGSSNVDG; encoded by the coding sequence ATGAGTCAAACTGACGCCGATCTACTGAATCAATTAGGCGGAATGGATGGAGTGCGTCATGTCGTCGATGACATGTACGTCCGCGTGCTTGCGGATCCCGAGCTGACTCATTTCTTTGATGGGGTCCCCATGGAGAAACTGTCGCGGATGCAGACGGAGTTCATCGCTTCGATGACATCCGGCGACATTCAGTACACCGGTGCGGATCTGACGAAGGTTCACGCCGGGCGTGGGATCACGGGAGCTCACTTCTCTCGTTTCTGTGGGCATTTGACGGATGCGATGGAAGCCAAACAGGTTTCTTCGCACGCAATTGATCAAGTGCTCGGAAAGCTGGCCATGTACAGCGATAAAATCACTGGTTCGTCCAACGTGGATGGCTAA